The following coding sequences are from one Phoenix dactylifera cultivar Barhee BC4 unplaced genomic scaffold, palm_55x_up_171113_PBpolish2nd_filt_p 000194F, whole genome shotgun sequence window:
- the LOC103698523 gene encoding protein LITTLE ZIPPER 4-like has protein sequence MERLNSKLYLQNWYIIKENERLRKKAQILNQENQALLSELKQKLSKSSPSSPTNGIPDLNVNPTTNTTPNTSEP, from the coding sequence ATGGAAAGGCTCAACTCCAAGCTTTACCTGCAGAACTGGTACATAATAAAAGAGAACGAAAGGCTCCGGAAGAAAGCGCAGATCCTCAACCAGGAGAATCAGGCCCTGCTATCTGAGCTGAAGCAGAAGCTCTCCAAATCTAGTCCCAGTTCCCCCACCAATGGCATCCCTGATCTCAACGTCAACCCGACCACCAACACCACTCCTAATACTAGCGAGCCCTGA